TTTTAATAACATAGGAAGCATGTCCTTTCCTCTTTTGCAGAACGGACACTGAAAGTCTGAGTATTCAACTACTGCAACTTTTCCATTCTCAGCTCCCTTGCTAGGAACGTTTTCAAGTGAGATTTGATCCATAACTTCTTTGTGGATATCAACGGTGGTATCCATAATGTCTGTTCCGAGTCCTGGTGTTGCTAGGATCAAGAATTTGCCGTCTGTGCTAGCGAATAAAGGCACTGCACGACCTCCGCCGCCAACTTGACCCTTCTTTAGTCCTTCAATCTCAGTATCTTCAAAGTCTGCTGTGCTGATTACTTCCGCACCAATAACCACATACTGAGCGTCTCCCTGAATAAGAAGAGGTACTGGACGTCCACCGGCTTGTACGGTTCCTTGTTTAAAACCAGCGAAACCGGAATCTTTGAAATTTTTAGTGCTCGCTATTGTAGCGCCGATTAAAATGTTTTTGCCATCATCTGAAACCAATACTGGAACAGCATTTGATCCGTACGCTATTGTGCCTTCTTTAACACCTTTTACTTCTGTGGCTTTAAAGTCTGCAGTGCTGGTTGGAGTTCCGATTAGTGCATATTTACCATCATCAGTTAAAAGAAAAGCTATCTCCTGCTCGCCGCGGTCTGTGCTAACGATAAAATCTCCTTTTTTAAAGCCCTCTATACCGCTTGCTTCAAATCCTGAAACTGCAACTTCCGCTCCTGCAGGAATAGTAGCTCCAAATCTGTTCAGAAAAAATGTCTTCAGTCTTTCAGATTCTTCAGTGGAGATTTGCTCCGCAAAAGATGTACCTACAAATATAAATAAGGATAGAGCTAATATTGCAGCCCCAAGAAATTTGACTCTCATTACTTGCCTCCTATTTTTACGATCTAATTTAGATTAGCTAAAACTATACCACTGAATGTTTAGAAAGCAACAAAAATAAAGACCGTCACAACTATATGAAATTAAACAATATTTATCGGTTTTTTACT
This genomic interval from Thermodesulfobacteriota bacterium contains the following:
- a CDS encoding thioredoxin domain-containing protein → MRVKFLGAAILALSLFIFVGTSFAEQISTEESERLKTFFLNRFGATIPAGAEVAVSGFEASGIEGFKKGDFIVSTDRGEQEIAFLLTDDGKYALIGTPTSTADFKATEVKGVKEGTIAYGSNAVPVLVSDDGKNILIGATIASTKNFKDSGFAGFKQGTVQAGGRPVPLLIQGDAQYVVIGAEVISTADFEDTEIEGLKKGQVGGGGRAVPLFASTDGKFLILATPGLGTDIMDTTVDIHKEVMDQISLENVPSKGAENGKVAVVEYSDFQCPFCKRGKDMLPMLLKEYGDDVTIYFKQLPLPNHNWAMKASIASLCAYEQGNDKFWEFHDMIFDNQSKIKLDTADEIFNGYAKEIGLNTQEFDKCVKSDEIAARVKADMAETQAIGINSTPTFVINGMKVPGANPDGVKSAIDVKLSEGS